ATTACCAGTATGACCCGCCGCATCGGCCCAATTACGGACGCAGTTGGTACTCCCGCCAGAGCCGATGGGAATGGCGCCTGATGGACGGCCCCCACGCCTTTGAAGGCGACAGCCTTTTTCTGCGCGAAGGGCGAACCGGCATCTGGAAATATTGGGAAGGCTGGAATAAATATTCCCAGGACCTGATGAATGATAACAATCCGGATAATGATTTAACCCCGAAAGAAGCATACGAACTGTGGAAATGGCGGCACCGGCCCATTAAATACGGAAACCTGGCCGGACACAATGTCAATATGTCGCTGTCCGGGAAAGTTCCTGTTCTGCCGATTCGAACCAATTATCTGGCAGGTTTTCGGTACGAATTCCATCCGCTCAATCTCGCACAGGCCGTAACGCACTACGGTGATCTGGTCGGATCACTCAAATTGGTTACAACGCTCTCTCCCAATATGAAATTGACCACCGATGGCATCCTTTCACGTACGCGCTCGGTTACCGATCGGGAACCCACCAGTAAATGGCGGGACGAAAGTCTCATTTCGTACAGCGGCGGCAGCGTGAATTTGTATTATCCCTTTGCAAAACCGATTATTACGCGGTATGCCGGAATTGGCGGGCTCAAACTCACCCACACGGTAAGCTCGCGGTTGTTTTATGAATTAAGTGCCAATTTTTTCCGGATCAAATGGCACATGCAGCGTCCCGATTCTGCACGGGCGAAAGATGGCCGCTATTTCCATGGCCGATTGTACTACGATCCCCATTCCGGCTGGATTCCCAAGGAAAGAGGCGTCGACGACAATGTTTCGCATTACCGAATGTACGGAGGGGCGTACACCTGGGATGATTCCTACAACAATCGCCTCCAGATTAAAGGGAATATGACGGATCAGATCAACGACTGGAATGAAATTAAGACGGGCTTCGAATTAAACTACAATGTAATTGATGAGAATCGGCTGCACTGGCACAACGAGGATTCAACTCAGGTTTTTGAGAGAAAAAATCACGTAACCCCTTATGAATTGTCTGCGTACGTGCAGGACAAAATCGAATTCAAAGGCATGGTGGCCAATGTGGGCGTGCGGTTCAATTATTACGATATGAACAGCGACCGCCCCAATATCGACCTGGTGCTTCTCTACGATACCGACCGCGATATCTACAATGCCATGAAACAATTTAACAAGGGCTATCGCGGTGTGCGGGGCGCGTATCCCTCGTTCCGGCCTACCCCGAAAATTTATATCAGTCCGCGGATCGGTATTTCCCATCCGCTTACCGAAAACAGCAAAATCTATTTCAATTATGGGCATTTTGCTCAAATGCCGCCTACTTCCGGTGCGGTTACCACCGTTCTGGATGGCCAGCGCCCCCGGGTGCAGTTTATGGGCAACGGAAAAATGGGATTTGAAAAAATCATCGCTTACGAGGTGGGATATGATCAAAATGTGAGAAACCTGTTTCAGATCCACTTTAGCGCCTTTTACAAGGATTACAGCGATATGGCCTGGGGAATGGTTTACGCCCATTCGGATCAGAGCTTGATTTGCGAGTGGGCCGATCAAATCGGCTATCAGGAAATTCGGGGTCTGGAAATCGAATTACGAAAAGTAAGCGGCCGATACCTGACCGGGTGGTTTAATTATACGATTACGGAAAAAAGCAAAGCCGATTTGTCGGTGCCCGGATTGAGTGACATCCCCATTGTAACAGACGATCCCACCGTTGGAATTCACGGGGTTTTGAGAGGGGTGCCCCGGCCCGATTTGTCCGAATCCGTTCCCCATGGAAAAGGCGTGGTCACCTTCTCTGTGCCGGATAACTGGGGTCCGCGATTCAAGGGGATCCGGTTATTCGGTAATCTGGCAATCAGTGCGGAAATGTTTTACCAGGGTGGAAATTATGTTCAGCACCCCAGAAAATCCTTCCGCGATGCCCATCCGAATATTCGGTTTAAAGAAATTTCCCGCTACTGGGCAAATTTCCGGTTCTCAAAATACATGAGAATTGGAAATGCAGGAATTGAAGTGTACATGGATGCCAGCAATCTTCTCCACACCAAGTACCGCTATCCCCCGGGAGGCCAGGCCGGTGAAGATTATTTCGATGATCTTTTCAAAACCGGACGTCTGGATAAGGTGGGAACGGACAAGGTCTCCGATCCCCTGATTCTTCGGACGGAATCCGATAACGTGTATTGGGCCAAATTGAAAACGTTCATCTTTGGTATTCGATTTCATTATTAATGATTGAACCATTTGCAAATAAAGCTGGAGGTGTCTTGTGAAAATGTTGACGTGTAGAAAAATTGCCCTTACAATTTTTCTGCTGCTTGGATCGGTAGGAATAATCCAGGCACAATCGAAATTACAAAGCCATGAAATTGGCCGGCTCTGGGATACCCGGTTTGCCACGGGAACGATCCCCGAATATGCTCCCGTGGCCGATCAAATGACCTATCCCGGAGGCGATTATTTCTTCCAGACGCGAAAAAATCTGCGCTTTCGCGGACACTGGATTGGTGTTAAAAACTGGACGGACAAATACAATAAATTTCACACCTATTACGTGTCGGAGGGCGGTCCCCTGAATTATGAAGCTCCCGATTACACGTTCGCCATTTATAATCGAAAATACGTGCGGCAGCGCCTGCCCAATGTGATCGTGAACGGCCAGTTGGAAACCCGGCTTCTGGATTCCCGCCGCGGAAGTTCCTACAAACCGACCCTTGAAGCAGACGAAATGATCGTTACAAAATGGGCAACCGATGTGGGAATCACGGTCACACGCAGAAGTTACGCGTACGGAAATCCCAAATACGACAGCTTCATCATTATGGATTACGAATTCAAAAATACAGGCAATGCCGACAACAATTACCGTACGGTGGAATTGCCCAATCAAGATCTGCACGATGTGTATTTTGGGTTTCAATATGATTTTATCCCCAGCGGCGACTGGGGCCATGAAAAAAACGGCGGGGAACATGACGACTGGGTACATTATTACGGGGCTCAACCCGGCGACACCCTTCGCGGGTTGTGGTACTGCTACGATGGGGATTCCCAGCGTCACGAAGGCGATGACATCGGCGATCCGTCGGATGTAAGCGGCGAATTTTTATCGCCTCAGTATGTGGGTTTTGGTGTTCTCCACGCCGATGCCAGTGTAGACAATCCCGCAGATGATCCCAATCAACCGGCCACGATCGATTGGCTGCCCAGCGGACAGTGGCTGTCCCATAAAGAAAAGGGATCCACGGATCAGGAAATGTACCTCTACTTAAGCTCTCAAAAAAAGCGAACGGGAACGGATGATCTTCCGGATATCACCAATCCCTGGGATCCCCGGGTTCAGGATCCCATGGTGACATTGTCATTTGGGCCGTACGAAATTCCCTTCGGAAAAAGTGTGCATATTGTGGTTTACAACGCCGTCGGGATGATTTCCAGATTAAAAGCCATCGATTACGGGAAGAAATGGAAAAACGGTGAACTTACCTGGAACGGCTTAACCGGAGATGCGGCCAAAGATGCCATCATCGCCACCGGAAAAGATACCCTGTTTATGTTTGCTTCCAAAGCCCAGCATACCTGGGAAAATGGCTTGGCCTCGGTCCCGGACGGGCCGGAATCCCCGAATTTAATGATCGATTCCGGACCCGGCAAAAATACCCTGACCTGGTACTACGGCAACACGCCTGCCGATTCGGCCAAACCCGCCCCCGATCCGGATACGGGGGAACAGGATCTGGCCGGTTTTCGCGTGTATCGAACGGAAGGCCAGTATACGGCCGTATACTCCAAAATCTGGGAATGCGGGGAAGGGACAGGAGTTCCGCTGCAGTGGAACTATGTGGATCGAAATGTACAACGCGGCCGAAATTACTACTATTTTGTGGTGGCCTTTGACCATGACGGATGGGAATCCAGTCATTTTTACAACAGGAATTACCAGTACGCAGGTGTACCTTCTCTGGCAGCACGCACCGACATGGACTCTATTTACGTCGTTCCCAACCCCTACCATGTTCAGGGTCTTGCATTTGGCGGAACGCTTGAGGAAGATTACACGGAGATTCCGAGAAAGGAAGATCAGATTTCCTTTGTGGGACTCCCCGCTAAAGCCATCATTCGGATCTTTACCGTAAAGGGCGACCTTGTGGCCACGATTCATCATCCGAATCCGGATGACCCGCGCTCGATCCCCGAATCGGCGGACGAGGCGTGGTTCCAGATCAGCGACAGCTGGCAAACGATTAAAAGCGGGGTCTATTTTTACCAGGTGGAAGGCTGGGATATCAATAATAAGCCACTTGGTACGGCGACTGGAAAATTTGTGATTATTCGGTGAGGGAGGAAAAATGAAGCGGAATTATTGGATGATATTTCTCATTGCAAGCCTGATGGTCCTTGCAGTGATTCCTGAGGCTCATGCCTTCAAGAAAAAAGTGGGGCAGAGCGGAATGGATTATCTGGGAATCGGCACCAGTGCCCGGCTGGCGGCGATGGGCGATGCCTCGGTTGCCAGTGTGACCGGTATTCAAGGGGTGTTTTACAATCCTGCTGTTCTGGTAGATATCAATAGGGCGGCGGTCGCCGTTAACCAGGTTAGCTGGATTGTGGATACGCATTTGTACACCGTGGCTGCGGCTGTTTCATTCAGCGATTACGGAACAATTGCTTTCGATTGGATCAATATGGATTACGGTAACATCCCCGGAACAAGGCGCGTGGATAAATCCGTCAATCCGAATGGATATGTGCTCACCGGCGACGTGGGGGTCCAGGATTATTCCTTTGGAATCAGTTATGCCAAACGGGTAAACGATCGCTTTTCTTTTGGTTTGAAATTTAAGTATCTCTATGAGGATCTTGGAGAGGCTGCGATTGTAGTTGACGAGAGAACCGATCCTTCTACGGGCGAAGTTACCAAAATCCGGGAGAGCCGAAACTGGGATCTCCGGCACTGGGGAATGGATTTCGGTACGATTTACGATACCGGTTTCAAGGGATTAAAATTCGCCATGTCCATGAGAAATTTCTCAACGGATATGAAATACTGGTATGAAGCCTTTCAACTGCCGATGGAGCTGCGAATGGGCCTGTCGATGAATATGCTCGAATGGTTTATGCCCGATAACCGAACCATGCAGCTCAATATGGCCATTGATGCCATGCATCCCAATGACTACACCGAGCGTGTTCATGTGGGCGCAGAATGGCTTTACATGAAGAAATTTGCTCTTCGGGCCGGCTACCAATTCAATCACGATGTGGAATCGTTCTCGTGGGGGCTCGGTTTGAGATTTTCGTATTTCGGGGTTGCATCGGTTTTGAATTTCGGCTACACCATTACGAACTATTTCAAGGACGTCAGTCGATTTTCCCTGCGCTTTGAATTTTAACATGATGAAATAGCTAAGGGTTAGTTATTTTCAGACCTAAGAAGAAAAACCAAAAAGGAGGAACAACCATGAAGAAAGTGTCAATTGTTTTGGGTGTGGTGATGATACTGGTGTTTGCGGGCAGCCTGATGGCCCAGGGGTTACCCGTGCTCTGGGAGGATCATTTCGATGATTATGCCACCGATCCCGCTGCCTTGCAAAATGTGGGGTGGTTGTACTACGGGCCCTCAGACAATGTTACGGGGCAAATTGTGAAAGAAACAACAGATGGAGAGCTCTACATTAAATCCGGAAGCTATGCCGGAATGGCCGGTGTGGGGTTGGTTCAAACCAATGGTGTTCCTGAAATAGATACGACTGATGACGCCAAAACGCACAAACTCCTGGTTGCAAATGATTACAGCAATCCAAATCAGATTATTTCGTTCAAGGTGGCTTTTCTGAATATTACCAGCTCCTTTTTTCTGGTAGGCACCCGCATGGTTCAAACGGATTCGTCGGAAACCATCCCCGATGCCGACCCCACTCAATCCCCCGCGTATGCCCTGTTTGTCAGTCCCCTGCAAGGTATTTACCGGGTGGGAAAATACGAGGGGGAATTGCAGGCCCTCCAGCCGGATCATTGGACCTACTTTGGTGAGGGAACCTACTCCTTTTCGCTGAATGTGTATTAT
The genomic region above belongs to Calditrichota bacterium and contains:
- a CDS encoding TonB-dependent receptor gives rise to the protein MKALKKRVEGLLVVLLILFGSVSVYAGTTGKIRGVVRDASTGDPLPGANVIITKVWSGNIAHRSDYNLGAATSTNGDFIILHVPPGIYSVKAMMIGFEPMIREKVVVNVDRTTRINFRLKPTVLQIGKSLVVEAKRDPIQLDVSGTENYVTPKDYKDTPFANRVDDVIGLQAGVEGNIVQSEISIRGGETMEVGYMVDGMSMVDQKFNRPVIAINPEVVQEIKIMRNGFNAEYGEARSGIINIVTKTPGDRTTFSIDYQYDPPHRPNYGRSWYSRQSRWEWRLMDGPHAFEGDSLFLREGRTGIWKYWEGWNKYSQDLMNDNNPDNDLTPKEAYELWKWRHRPIKYGNLAGHNVNMSLSGKVPVLPIRTNYLAGFRYEFHPLNLAQAVTHYGDLVGSLKLVTTLSPNMKLTTDGILSRTRSVTDREPTSKWRDESLISYSGGSVNLYYPFAKPIITRYAGIGGLKLTHTVSSRLFYELSANFFRIKWHMQRPDSARAKDGRYFHGRLYYDPHSGWIPKERGVDDNVSHYRMYGGAYTWDDSYNNRLQIKGNMTDQINDWNEIKTGFELNYNVIDENRLHWHNEDSTQVFERKNHVTPYELSAYVQDKIEFKGMVANVGVRFNYYDMNSDRPNIDLVLLYDTDRDIYNAMKQFNKGYRGVRGAYPSFRPTPKIYISPRIGISHPLTENSKIYFNYGHFAQMPPTSGAVTTVLDGQRPRVQFMGNGKMGFEKIIAYEVGYDQNVRNLFQIHFSAFYKDYSDMAWGMVYAHSDQSLICEWADQIGYQEIRGLEIELRKVSGRYLTGWFNYTITEKSKADLSVPGLSDIPIVTDDPTVGIHGVLRGVPRPDLSESVPHGKGVVTFSVPDNWGPRFKGIRLFGNLAISAEMFYQGGNYVQHPRKSFRDAHPNIRFKEISRYWANFRFSKYMRIGNAGIEVYMDASNLLHTKYRYPPGGQAGEDYFDDLFKTGRLDKVGTDKVSDPLILRTESDNVYWAKLKTFIFGIRFHY
- a CDS encoding PorV/PorQ family protein, encoding MKRNYWMIFLIASLMVLAVIPEAHAFKKKVGQSGMDYLGIGTSARLAAMGDASVASVTGIQGVFYNPAVLVDINRAAVAVNQVSWIVDTHLYTVAAAVSFSDYGTIAFDWINMDYGNIPGTRRVDKSVNPNGYVLTGDVGVQDYSFGISYAKRVNDRFSFGLKFKYLYEDLGEAAIVVDERTDPSTGEVTKIRESRNWDLRHWGMDFGTIYDTGFKGLKFAMSMRNFSTDMKYWYEAFQLPMELRMGLSMNMLEWFMPDNRTMQLNMAIDAMHPNDYTERVHVGAEWLYMKKFALRAGYQFNHDVESFSWGLGLRFSYFGVASVLNFGYTITNYFKDVSRFSLRFEF
- a CDS encoding T9SS type A sorting domain-containing protein; the protein is MKKVSIVLGVVMILVFAGSLMAQGLPVLWEDHFDDYATDPAALQNVGWLYYGPSDNVTGQIVKETTDGELYIKSGSYAGMAGVGLVQTNGVPEIDTTDDAKTHKLLVANDYSNPNQIISFKVAFLNITSSFFLVGTRMVQTDSSETIPDADPTQSPAYALFVSPLQGIYRVGKYEGELQALQPDHWTYFGEGTYSFSLNVYYYFKFYLNGGDLKVKVWEGYPEDEPSDWAIEVTDPDPRVTGKYTMFGLLGTPPGGDEIVLDDIVVTAATATAVNEKSQTPTTFALNQNYPNPFNPVTSISFSVNTNQPTTLKIYNEAGQLVKTLVNGKVAMGSHVVKWNGTNNLGEKVHSGVYFYELVNGAHKSVKKLVLMK